A single window of Banduia mediterranea DNA harbors:
- the nadA gene encoding quinolinate synthase NadA, giving the protein MAAALKIDQFSLLDDGECDARIDAAKRLLGDRLVILGHHYQRNEVYKHAQLTGDSLKLSRLAAETDAEFIVFCGVHFMAEVADIVSFGKRTVVLPDLAAGCSMADMANLAKVRKCWAELSEILDPDEIVTPVTYINSAADLKAFCGSHGGIVCTSSNARGVLEWSFARREKVLFFPDQHLGRNTAYKMGVPLDEMVVWDFTRPQGGLTVDQIRKAKMILWKGHCSVHQMFQPAHIDNFRKQHPDGLVISHPENNLEVCEKSDFVGSTETILKTVHASEPGKHWLVGTELNLVNRLAEEMKPKNVTVQFMSPMVCMCSTMFRVDPQHLAWTLDNLVAGNTVNRIRVPEAVAEPARAALDLMLSVAP; this is encoded by the coding sequence ATGGCTGCTGCACTCAAAATCGATCAATTCTCACTGCTGGATGATGGCGAATGCGATGCCCGCATCGACGCCGCCAAGCGTCTGCTGGGCGATCGTCTGGTCATCCTTGGGCACCACTACCAGCGCAACGAGGTCTACAAGCACGCGCAACTGACGGGCGACTCGCTCAAGCTGTCGCGCCTTGCCGCCGAGACCGACGCCGAATTCATCGTGTTCTGCGGCGTGCACTTCATGGCCGAGGTCGCGGACATCGTGAGCTTCGGCAAGCGCACGGTGGTGCTGCCGGACCTCGCCGCCGGTTGCTCGATGGCAGACATGGCGAATCTTGCCAAGGTGCGCAAGTGCTGGGCGGAACTGTCGGAGATTCTTGATCCGGACGAGATCGTCACGCCGGTCACGTACATCAATTCTGCGGCCGATCTCAAGGCGTTCTGCGGTTCGCACGGCGGCATCGTCTGCACCTCATCGAACGCGCGCGGCGTGCTGGAATGGTCGTTCGCGCGCCGCGAGAAGGTGTTGTTCTTCCCCGACCAGCATCTGGGCCGCAACACCGCCTACAAGATGGGGGTGCCGCTCGACGAGATGGTGGTGTGGGACTTCACCCGGCCGCAGGGCGGGCTTACTGTCGACCAGATTCGCAAGGCGAAGATGATCCTGTGGAAGGGGCATTGCTCGGTTCATCAAATGTTCCAGCCGGCGCACATCGACAACTTCCGTAAGCAGCACCCGGATGGTCTGGTCATCAGCCATCCCGAAAACAATCTCGAGGTCTGCGAGAAGTCCGACTTCGTGGGTTCAACCGAAACCATCCTCAAGACGGTGCATGCCTCCGAGCCGGGCAAGCACTGGCTGGTCGGCACCGAACTGAATCTGGTCAATCGCCTCGCCGAGGAGATGAAACCCAAGAACGTCACCGTGCAGTTCATGTCGCCCATGGTGTGCATGTGCTCGACGATGTTCCGTGTCGACCCGCAGCATCTGGCCTGGACGCTGGACAATCTCGTGGCCGGCAATACCGTCAATCGGATCCGGGTGCCGGAAGCGGTCGCGGAACCGGCGCGGGCTGCGCTGGATCTGATGCTGTCCGTGGCGCCTTGA
- the glyA gene encoding serine hydroxymethyltransferase, giving the protein MWTQAQSIAESDAELWKAIESERERQEAHIELIASENYTSPAVMEAQGSELTNKYAEGYPGKRYYGGCEFVDIAETLAIERVKTLFGADYANVQPHSGAQANAAVFSALVRPGDIIMGMNLAHGGHLTHGHPANFSGKDYQVVAYGLDPETGLINYDEMERLALEHKPKMIIGGFSAYSRFKDWARMREIADKIGAWFWVDMAHVAGLVAAGVYPSPMDHAHVVTSTTHKTLRGPRGGIILSKGQDEALHKKLNSAVFPGIQGGPLMHVIAAKAVAFKEALAEDFKTYQQQVVVNARAMAQVFVDRGYKVVSGGTDNHLFLLDLVAKDVTGKDAEAALGRAHITVNKNAVPNDPRSPFVTSGLRIGSPAGTTRGFSAGDMAAVAGWIGDIVDAMSSSGDVDAVIAQVRAQVEALCAAHPVYQAARRAA; this is encoded by the coding sequence ATGTGGACCCAAGCTCAATCCATCGCCGAGTCCGACGCCGAGCTGTGGAAGGCGATTGAATCCGAGCGCGAGCGTCAGGAAGCGCATATCGAGCTGATCGCGTCCGAGAACTATACCAGTCCGGCGGTCATGGAAGCTCAGGGTTCCGAGCTGACCAACAAGTACGCCGAGGGCTATCCCGGCAAGCGCTACTACGGTGGTTGCGAGTTCGTCGATATTGCCGAGACGCTGGCAATCGAGCGGGTCAAGACCCTGTTCGGCGCCGACTACGCCAATGTTCAGCCGCATTCCGGCGCGCAGGCCAACGCCGCGGTGTTTTCGGCGCTGGTGCGCCCCGGTGACATCATCATGGGCATGAATCTCGCGCATGGCGGTCATCTCACGCATGGTCATCCGGCGAATTTCTCGGGCAAGGATTATCAGGTGGTCGCCTACGGTCTGGATCCGGAAACCGGGCTGATCAACTACGACGAAATGGAGCGCCTGGCGCTGGAGCACAAGCCGAAGATGATCATCGGCGGCTTTTCTGCGTACTCGCGATTCAAGGACTGGGCGCGCATGCGCGAGATCGCCGACAAGATCGGCGCCTGGTTCTGGGTGGACATGGCGCATGTGGCCGGTCTGGTGGCGGCCGGCGTCTACCCGAGCCCGATGGATCATGCGCATGTGGTCACCAGCACCACGCACAAGACCCTGCGCGGACCGCGCGGCGGCATCATCCTGTCCAAGGGTCAGGACGAAGCGCTGCACAAGAAGCTCAATTCCGCGGTGTTTCCGGGCATCCAGGGCGGCCCCCTGATGCACGTCATCGCCGCCAAGGCGGTGGCCTTCAAGGAGGCGTTGGCGGAGGACTTCAAGACCTATCAGCAGCAGGTGGTGGTCAACGCCCGCGCGATGGCGCAGGTGTTCGTGGATCGCGGTTACAAGGTGGTCTCAGGTGGTACCGATAACCATCTGTTCCTGCTCGACCTGGTCGCCAAGGACGTGACCGGCAAGGATGCAGAAGCCGCCCTGGGCCGTGCCCACATCACCGTGAACAAGAACGCCGTGCCGAACGACCCGCGTTCGCCGTTCGTGACCTCGGGTTTGCGTATCGGCAGCCCGGCCGGAACCACGCGCGGATTTTCCGCCGGCGACATGGCCGCGGTCGCGGGCTGGATCGGTGACATCGTCGACGCGATGAGCAGCAGCGGCGACGTGGACGCGGTGATCGCGCAGGTGCGCGCTCAGGTCGAAGCCCTGTGCGCGGCGCATCCCGTGTATCAAGCTGCGCGACGGGCGGCTTGA